A region from the Brassica napus cultivar Da-Ae chromosome C8, Da-Ae, whole genome shotgun sequence genome encodes:
- the LOC106411642 gene encoding KH domain-containing protein HEN4-like, producing MNNRRGTTASASNPNRRLQRRQVIHVLPDETALRVVCHASVIGGIIGSNGRVVSNLRRETGAKIHCESPTSGSDHSVVFIVGSNAVDKSFLLTDRVGDYSSGGEREGWVTCEVSAAQAALIRVLERSWAVLGEKDSGGVVAEEEGKEAYCGMLADRSQIGAVLGLGGKNVEWMRRNSGATIRVLPPPSCGANSDELIQITGDVLAVKKALVMVSTFLQNSPPLNGYPPPLCSKPYDTNGDSEDPHSEFFPNLRSSSSLPNIASEAAASTSHSPPPRYEEGNSFHGSKDTDKKVVFKMICTSLAAGGIIGKQGTIIRALQNETGASISIGAPLKASGGRVVTISARESLESRFSQAQKALVRVFTRSVEIDVGKGLFPGALVKAKLVVPSQFANDVIGNKEANVDVHISVGGQTLDCISENEMLIEIMGEYRHVEKALSHVSSKLRENLLPRKDLEVMRARVGNPYENGEANYNLQPSQQVRGDSLSVSDGEQDVKMVRSGTEVMKSIGDLMHTEAVNEANGSTPPSLLENDLTQGMKQFNLSGNGDISFLPPRGKGVSLRNVTLELAVEKDALAALYGRDGTGLDNLQQISGARVDVKDAPTEGETMVLLSGNPEQTRTAMSLIVSILADH from the exons ATGAATAACCGCCGCGGAACAACAGCCTCCGCATCAAATCCAAATCGACGATTACAGCGACGCCAGGTGATCCACGTGCTACCGGACGAGACGGCCTTACGAGTCGTCTGCCACGCGTCGGTCATCGGCGGCATAATCGGATCAAACGGCCGCGTCGTCTCCAACCTCCGCCGCGAAACCGGCGCCAAAATCCACTGCGAGTCTCCAACCAGCGGCTCCGACCACTCGGTCGTGTTCATCGTCGGCTCGAACGCCGTCGACAAAAGCTTCCTGCTGACGGACAGAGTGGGAGACTACTCATCCGGCGGCGAGCGCGAGGGCTGGGTGACGTGCGAGGTCTCCGCCGCTCAGGCGGCGCTGATTAGGGTTTTGGAGAGGTCGTGGGCGGTTCTCGGGGAGAAGGATAGCGGCGGAGTGGTGGCGGAGGAGGAGGGTAAAGAAGCTTATTGTGGGATGCTAGCTGATCGGAGTCAGATTGGAGCTGTGTTGGGGTTGGGTGGGAAGAACGTGGAGTGGATGAGGAGAAACTCCGGCGCCACGATTAGGGTTTTGCCTCCTCCGAGTTGTGGTGCTAACAGTGATGAACTGATTCAG ATTACAGGCGATGTCTTAGCTGTAAAGAAGGCACTTGTCATGGTATCAACTTTTCTTCAAAACTCTCCACCTCTCAACGGCTATCCACCGCCACTTTGCAGCAAACCTTATGATACCAACGGAGACTCAGAGGATCCGCATTCTGAGTTTTTCCCCAACCtgcgttcttcttcttcgttgccTAATATCGCTTCAGAAGCTGCTGCATCTACTAGCCATTCGCCGCCACCACGATACGAAGAAGGAAACAGCTTTCACGGTTCCAAAGATACAGATAAGAAGGTTGTGTTCAAAATGATCTGCACAAGTCTTGCAGCCGGGGGCATCATTGGGAAACAAGGAACTATCATCAGAGCTCTGCAGAACGAAACGGGTGCTTCTATCTCGATTGGAGCTCCGTTGAAAGCATCCGGTGGACGAGTTGTTACCATCTCTGCACGTGAG AGCCTCGAGTCACGGTTCTCTCAGGCACAAAAAGCTCTGGTTCGCGTCTTTACAAGGTCTGTTGAGATTGATGTTGGGAAAGGTCTGTTTCCTGGTGCTTTAGTGAAAGCCAAGTTAGTGGTACCGTCACAGTTTGCTAATGACGTGATTGGAAACAAAGAAGCAAATGTTGATGTACACATCTCAGTAGGTGGCCAGACTCTGGACTGTATCTCAGAAAATGAAATGCTTATAGAG attatgGGAGAGTATAGGCATGTAGAGAAGGCGTTGTCTCATGTTTCTTCTAAACTAAGGGAGAATCTATTGCCAAGGAAGGACTTGGAAGTAATGAGAGCTAGAGTTGGTAATCCGTATGAAAATGGAGAAGCAAACTATAATCTGCAACCATCACAGCAAGTAAGAGGCGATTCTCTCTCGGTATCAGATGGTGAACAAGACGTGAAGATGGTCAGAAGCGGTACAGAAGTTATGAAATCGATCGGTGACTTGATGCACACAGAGGCAGTTAATGAAGCCAACGGCTCTACACCACCAAGTTTGCTGGAGAATGACTTGACACAGGGGATGAAACAGTTTAACCTTTCTGGCAACGGAGACATCTCTTTTCTACCACCACG GGGTAAAGGTGTATCTTTGAGAAACGttaccttggagctagctgtgGAGAAGGATGCTCTTGCTGCACTCTACGGAAGAGATGGAACCGGTCTAGATAATCTACAACAG ATTTCAGGAGCTAGAGTGGATGTGAAGGATGCTCCTACAGAAGGTGAAACAATGGTCTTACTCTCTGGGAATCCTGAGCAAACCCGTACAGCCATGTCTTTGATCGTTTCAATCCTTGCTGATCATTGA
- the LOC106415698 gene encoding probable rhamnogalacturonate lyase B: MKLGAPRKKSGWVMLQVLLLHLLVQSVHSQNSRNKLNITNPGQSIPGLAVQLRRVSNEKVVVDNGIIQVTFSSPQGLITGIKYNGIDNVLDDEIDDRGYWDVVWYEPEKALEIDKLEGTKFEIITQNEEQVEISFTRTWTISKRGSLVPLNVDKRYIIRTGVSGIYMYGILERLEDWPDVDMDQIRIVFKLNPKKFDFMAISDDRQRSMPSMADRDNAKILAYREAVLLTNPKNPMFKGEVDDKYMYSMEDKDNNVHGWISSDPPVGFWMITPSDEFRLGGPIKQDLTSHAGPITLSMFTSTHYAGKEMRMDYRNGEPWKKVFGPVLAYLNSVSPKDSTLRLWKDAKRQMAEEVRSWPYDFVNSEDYPLSHQRGTIEGQFYIKDRYVSRLNIYGKFAFVGLAPCGEAGSWQTESKGYQFWTKADRKGRFIIENVRAGNYSLYAWGYGFIGDYKYEQNITITPGSQMNVGPIVYEPPRNGPTLWEIGVPDRTAGEFYIPDPYPTLMNKLYVNPLQDRFRQYGLWDRYADLYPQNDLVYTVGVSDYKRDWFFAHVTRNAGNNTYDSTTWQIIFNLENVNRVGLYTLRIALASAADSELQVRVNNPKSDHIFTTGLIGKDNAIARHGIHGLYRLYSINVAGDLLSVGDNTIYLTQSRSVGPFQGVMYDYIRLESPFTT; this comes from the exons ATGAAACTCGGAGCTCCGAGAAAGAAGTCGGGTTGGGTTATGCTCCAAGTTCTTCTTCTGCATCTCCTTGTTCAAAGTGTTCATTCTCAGAACTCACG AAACAAACTAAACATCACAAATCCTGGACAAAGTATACCAGGCTTAGCAGTTCAGCTAAGGAGAGTTAGTAATGAGAAG GTGGTAGTTGATAATGGTATTATTCAAGTTACTTTCTCGAGCCCACAAGGTTTGATAACTGGAATCAAATATAATGGCATCGATAACGTGTTGGACGACGAAATTGACGATCGTgg GTATTGGGACGTAGTATGGTATGAACCGGAAAAGGCATTGGAAATTGACAA ACTAGAAGGAACTAAATTCGAAATCATAACTCAGAACGAAGAACAAGTTGAAATTTCATTTACAAGGACGTGGACGATCTCGAAACGTGGCTCCTTGGTCCCCCTTAACGTAGATAAAag GTACATTATTCGAACTGGTGTCTCCGGAATATACATGTACGGTATATTAGAGAGGTTAGAAGATTGGCCCGACGTGGACATGGACCAGATTAGGATCGTTTTCAAGCTCAACCCCAAAAA ATTTGATTTCATGGCGATATCTGATGACCGGCAGAGAAGCATGCCATCCATGGCGGATCGAGACAATGCTAAGATATTAGCTTACAGAGAAGCTGTTCTCTTGACAAACCCGAAGAACCCTATGTTTAAAGGAGAG GTGGACGATAAGTATATGTACTCAATGGAAGACAAAGACAACAACGTTCATGGTTGGATCTCGTCGGACCCACCGGTTGGGTTTTGGATGATAACTCCAAGCGATGAATTCCGACTTGGTGGGCCCATCAAGCAAGACCTCACCTCTCACGCGGGACCCATCACCCTGTCC ATGTTTACGAGCACTCATTACGCGGGGAAAGAGATGAGAATGGATTATAGAAATGGAGAGCCATGGAAGAAGGTTTTTGGACCTGTCTTGGCTTATCTCAACTCTGTCTCTCCCAAAGATTCCACTCTtcgtctctggaaagatgctaaACGACAG ATGGCTGAAGAAGTTAGAAGCTGGCCTTATGATTTTGTAAATTCAGAAGACTATCCTCTTTCTCATCAGAGAGGAACGATCGAAGGTCAATTCTATATCAAAGACCG ATACGTGTCAAGACTAAATATATATGGGAAATTTGCTTTTGTTGGTTTGGCACCATGTGGTGAAGCCGGTTCATGGCAAACCGAATCAAAg GGGTATCAGTTTTGGACGAAAGCTGACAGAAAAGGAAGATTCATAATAGAGAATGTGAGGGCAGGCAATTATAGTCTCTACGCATGGGGTTATGGTTTTATCGGTGACTATAAATATGAACAAAACATTACCATCACTCCAG GTAGTCAGATGAATGTAGGGCCTATAGTGTATGAGCCACCTAGAAACGGTCCAACGTTGTGGGAAATAGGTGTACCGGACCGAACAGCCGGAGAGTTCTATATACCGGATCCTTATCCTACACTTATGAATAAGCTTTATGTTAACCCACTTCAAGACAG ATTTAGACAATATGGATTATGGGATCGTTACGCAGATTTATACCCTCAAAACGATCTTGTCTACACAGTCGGTGTTAGTGATTATAAAAGAGATTGGTTCTTTGCACATGTAACCAG aaatGCTGGAAATAATACATACGATTCAACGACATGGCAAATAATATTTAACCTGGAAAACGTGAACCGTGTCGGTCTCTACACGCTCAGAATAGCTCTAGCCTCAGCTGCTGATTCCGAGTTACAAGTTCGGGTCAACAATCCGAAATCCGATCATATTTTCACGACCGGTTTAATCGGAAAAGACAATGCCATTGCAAGACATGGGATTCATGGGTTATATAGATTGTATAGTATCAACGTTGCCGGAGATTTACTAAGTGTTGGTGATAATACCATATATTTAACTCAATCGAGAAGTGTAGGACCGTTTCAAGGTGTTATGTATGATTATATTCGTCTTGAAAGTCCTTTTACAACTTGA
- the LOC106415697 gene encoding kinesin-like protein KIN-14R isoform X1 produces the protein MDDVQINAVDPNATSSSDSPPEIPDPQLVSDTTEKSKIGDTPMDERDDSMVCDPNSRLVLSGFTKANHSADDTIMFINAGGADSKVLDPEMSILRDTYFEGGGVLRTDESILEGGDLPFIYQSARVGNFSYGINNLLPGEYFVDFHFAEIVNTNGPKGIRVFNVYVQDDKVLSEFDIFSVVGANRPLLLVDLRVVVVDDGLIKVRFEGINGSPVVCGICLRKAPQVSVVRTSQDYIKCQNCATEIEISPARKRLMRAKAHEKYEKKIEELSERYQHKSNECHEAWMSLTSANEQLEKVMMELDNKMYEARSLDQTVETQADCLNSITSKYENDKRHWTTAIASLQEKIEIMKREQSQLSQEAHECVGSIPELYKMVDGVQALVSQCEDLKQKYSEEQAKRKELYNHIQETKGNIRVFCRCRPLNKEETSTRCATAVDFDGAKDGELGVVTGNNSKKSFKFDRVYTPKDGQVDVFADASPMVVSVLDGYNVCIFAYGQTGTGKTFTMEGTPQNRGVNYRTVEQLFEIANERRETISYNISVSVLEVYNEQIRDLLATSPASKKLEIKQSFDGSHHVPGLVEAKVENINEVWNVLQAGSNARAVGSNNVNEHSSRSHCMLSIMVKAKNLMNGDCTKSTLWLVDLAGSERLAKTDVQGERLKEAQNINRSLSALGDVIYALATKSSHIPYRNSKLTHLLQDSLGGDSKTLMFVQISPSEHDVSESLSSLNFATRVRGVELGPARKQVDTGELQKMKAMVEKARHESRSKEELIKKLEENIQNLEGKNKGRDHSYRSLQEKNKELESQLESLHNQSEKQNAQLQEKLKSRDETCTNLQQKVKELECKLRERHQSDSAAYQQKVKDLETKLKDSEGNSLVLQQKVKDYENKLKDSESNSLVWQHKIKELERKQKDEQTQEAVLLRQKIKELEVRLKEQELHVQQMAATREFPDIASATPNEVKTCFKEDNFGNENAESNNNNILRTSNRLKASAARRNDSLNLNEVTRKKRVSRSGETENNGGDEPQMKEKRIRKSDPPKVGARLTRPTRPVSSSNQVPVAQKRVVSREQQQAVVGKERDPKKKMWTR, from the exons ATGGATGATGTTCAGATCAACGCGGTGGATCCAAACGCGACCTCCTCATCCGATTCACCACCGGAGATTCCCGATCCCCAACTCGTTAGCGACACAACTGAGAAATCAAAGATCGGAGACACACCCATGGACGAGCGCGACGATTCCATGGTCTGCGATCCCAATTCAAGACTCGTTCTCAGCGGTTTCACTAAAGCTAATCACTCAG CAGATGATACCATCATGTTCATAAATGCTGGAGGAGCTGATTCGAAGGTGCTAGATCCCGAGATGAGTATCCTCAGAGACACCTATTTCGAAGGAGGAGGTGTGCTGAGAACAGATGAGTCTATCCTCGAAGGAGGAGACTTGCCGTTCATCTACCAGTCAGCTCGTGTGGGGAACTTTAGCTACGGGATAAACAATCTTCTTCCTGGAGAGTACTTTGTGGATTTCCATTTCGCGGAGATTGTTAACACCAATGGACCTAAAGGGATTAGAGTCTTTAATGTCTATGTTCAAGATGACAAG GTCTTATCTGAATTCGATATCTTCTCGGTGGTTGGCGCAAACAGGCCTCTTCTGTTGGTTGACTTAAGGGTCGTTGTAGTGGATGATGGCTTGATAAAGGTTAGGTTCGAAGGAATCAATGGAAGTCCAGTGGTTTGTGGGATTTGTCTCAGGAAAGCACCACAGGTTTCAG TTGTAAGGACATCACAAGATTATATTAAGTGTCAAAACTGTGCTACCGAAATAGAGATTTCTCCGGCTCGG AAGAGGCTTATGCGAGCAAAAGCTCATGAGAAGTATGAGAAGAAGATAGAAGAGCTTTCTGAACGATACCAACATAAGTCAAACGAGTGCCACGAAGCATGGATGTCACTGACCTCTGCCAATGAGCAACTAGAGAAAGTGATGATGGAACTCGACAATAAGATGTATGAGGCACGCTCTCTAG ACCAAACTGTGGAGACGCAAGCAGATTGTTTGAACAGTATCACTAGCAAGTACGAGAATGACAAGAGACATTGGACCACTGCAATTGCTAGTCTACAGGAGAAAATAGAG ATAATGAAAAGGGAACAATCTCAGCTATCCCAGGAAGCACACGAATGTGTGGGATCGATTCCTGAATTGTACAAAATGGTTGATGGAGTTCAGGCACTTG TTTCACAGTGTGAGGATCTCAAGCAGAAGTACAGCGAAGAGCAAGCAAAGCGAAAGGAGCTATATAACCATATACAAGAGACTAAAG GCAATATTAGGGTCTTTTGTCGTTGCCGCCCTTTGAATAAAGAGGAAACATCAACGAGGTGTGCCACAGCTGTTGACTTTGATGGAGCAAAAGATGGAGAGCTTGGTGTTGTTACAGGAAATAATTCCAAGAAGAGTTTCAAGTTTGACCGAGTTTATACACCAAAAGATGGTCAAG TTGATGTCTTTGCAGATGCTTCTCCTATGGTTGTTTCAGTGCTAGACGGCTACAATGTGTGTATCTTTGCATACGGGCAAACAGGAACAGGGAAGACGTTTACAATGGAAGGTACCCCACAGAACAGGGGTGTCAACTATAGAACCGTTGAGCAGTTATTTGAAATTGCTAACGAAAGGCGAGAGAcaatttcatataatatttctGTTAGTGTCCTTGAGGTCTACAACGAACAGATAAGAGACTTATTGGCAACATCACCAGCCTCAAAGAA GTTGGAGATCAAACAATCATTTGACGGATCCCATCATGTTCCTGGGTTAGTTGAAGCAAAAGTGGAAAATATAAATGAAGTGTGGAATGTGCTTCAAGCTGGGAGCAATGCAAGAGCTGTTGGATCCAACAACGTGAATGAACATAGTAGCCGCTCTCACTG CATGCTCTCTATAATGGTGAAAGCGAAGAACCTGATGAATGGTGACTGCACAAAAAGCACGCTTTGGCTTGTTGATTTAGCAGGAAGTGAGAGGTTGGCAAAGACTGACGTGCAAGGTGAGCGTCTGAAGGAGGCACAGAACATCAATAGATCGCTATCAGCTCTTGGGGATGTGATTTATGCATTGGCTACAAAGAGCAGTCACATTCCATACAG GAACTCAAAATTAACTCACCTGCTTCAAGATTCACTGG GAGGTGACTCCAAGACGCTGATGTTTGTGCAAATCAGTCCTTCTGAGCACGATGTGAGTGAGAGTTTAAGTTCACTAAACTTTGCAACTCGTGTTAGAGGGGTTGAGTTGGGTCCTGCGAGGAAGCAAGTTGATACCGGTGAGCTtcagaagatgaaagcaatg GTGGAGAAAGCAAGGCATGAAAGCCGATCTAAAGAGGAATTGATAAAGAAGCTGGAAGAGAACATACAGAACCTGGAAGGTAAGAATAAAGGAAGAGACCATTCATACCGAAGTCTCCAGGAAAAGAACAAAGAGCTTGAAAGCCAGCTTGAGTCACTGCATAACCAATCGGAAAAGCAAAACGCACAGCTTcaagaaaaactaaaaagcaGAGATGAGACTTGTACCAATCTCCAGCAgaag GTCAAGGAGCTAGAGTGTAAGCTTCGGGAGAGACACCAATCAGACTCTGCAGCTTACCAACAGAAG GTTAAGGATCTTGAGACTAAGTTGAAAGACTCTGAAGGAAACTCCCTTGTGTTGCAACAGAAGGTTAAGGATTATGAGAACAAGTTGAAAGATTCTGAAAGCAACTCTCTTGTATGGCAACATAAG ATTAAAGAGCTGGAGAGGAAACAAAAAGACGAGCAAACTCAAGAAGCAGTTTTACTACGACAGAAG ATTAAAGAGCTTGAAGTGAGGCTAAAGGAGCAAGAGCTGCACGTACAGCAAATGGCAGCAACGAGAGAGTTCCCTGATATTGCGAGTGCTACTCCTAACGAAGTGAAAACTTGTTTCAAAGAAGATAACTTTGGGAATGAGAATGCGGaatccaacaacaacaacatcttGAGAACATCAAACCGGCTCAAGGCTAGTGCTGCTCGAAGAAACGATTCTTTGAACCTCAATGAGGTGACTAGAAAGAAGAGGGTCTCGAGAAGCGGTGAAACAGAGAACAACGGTGGTGATGAACCTCAGATGAAGGAGAAACGGATCAGGAAATCAGACCCACCAAAAGTTGGTGCCAGATTAACCAGACCAACGAGACCAGTCAGTTCGTCGAACCAAGTCCCTGTGGCTCAGAAGAGAGTTGTTAGCAGAGAACAACAACAAGCTGTGGTCGGGAAAGAGAGAGACCCCAAGAAGAAGATGTGGACCAGATAA
- the LOC106415697 gene encoding kinesin-like protein KIN-14R isoform X2 translates to MDDVQINAVDPNATSSSDSPPEIPDPQLVSDTTEKSKIGDTPMDERDDSMVCDPNSRLVLSGFTKANHSDDTIMFINAGGADSKVLDPEMSILRDTYFEGGGVLRTDESILEGGDLPFIYQSARVGNFSYGINNLLPGEYFVDFHFAEIVNTNGPKGIRVFNVYVQDDKVLSEFDIFSVVGANRPLLLVDLRVVVVDDGLIKVRFEGINGSPVVCGICLRKAPQVSVVRTSQDYIKCQNCATEIEISPARKRLMRAKAHEKYEKKIEELSERYQHKSNECHEAWMSLTSANEQLEKVMMELDNKMYEARSLDQTVETQADCLNSITSKYENDKRHWTTAIASLQEKIEIMKREQSQLSQEAHECVGSIPELYKMVDGVQALVSQCEDLKQKYSEEQAKRKELYNHIQETKGNIRVFCRCRPLNKEETSTRCATAVDFDGAKDGELGVVTGNNSKKSFKFDRVYTPKDGQVDVFADASPMVVSVLDGYNVCIFAYGQTGTGKTFTMEGTPQNRGVNYRTVEQLFEIANERRETISYNISVSVLEVYNEQIRDLLATSPASKKLEIKQSFDGSHHVPGLVEAKVENINEVWNVLQAGSNARAVGSNNVNEHSSRSHCMLSIMVKAKNLMNGDCTKSTLWLVDLAGSERLAKTDVQGERLKEAQNINRSLSALGDVIYALATKSSHIPYRNSKLTHLLQDSLGGDSKTLMFVQISPSEHDVSESLSSLNFATRVRGVELGPARKQVDTGELQKMKAMVEKARHESRSKEELIKKLEENIQNLEGKNKGRDHSYRSLQEKNKELESQLESLHNQSEKQNAQLQEKLKSRDETCTNLQQKVKELECKLRERHQSDSAAYQQKVKDLETKLKDSEGNSLVLQQKVKDYENKLKDSESNSLVWQHKIKELERKQKDEQTQEAVLLRQKIKELEVRLKEQELHVQQMAATREFPDIASATPNEVKTCFKEDNFGNENAESNNNNILRTSNRLKASAARRNDSLNLNEVTRKKRVSRSGETENNGGDEPQMKEKRIRKSDPPKVGARLTRPTRPVSSSNQVPVAQKRVVSREQQQAVVGKERDPKKKMWTR, encoded by the exons ATGGATGATGTTCAGATCAACGCGGTGGATCCAAACGCGACCTCCTCATCCGATTCACCACCGGAGATTCCCGATCCCCAACTCGTTAGCGACACAACTGAGAAATCAAAGATCGGAGACACACCCATGGACGAGCGCGACGATTCCATGGTCTGCGATCCCAATTCAAGACTCGTTCTCAGCGGTTTCACTAAAGCTAATCACTCAG ATGATACCATCATGTTCATAAATGCTGGAGGAGCTGATTCGAAGGTGCTAGATCCCGAGATGAGTATCCTCAGAGACACCTATTTCGAAGGAGGAGGTGTGCTGAGAACAGATGAGTCTATCCTCGAAGGAGGAGACTTGCCGTTCATCTACCAGTCAGCTCGTGTGGGGAACTTTAGCTACGGGATAAACAATCTTCTTCCTGGAGAGTACTTTGTGGATTTCCATTTCGCGGAGATTGTTAACACCAATGGACCTAAAGGGATTAGAGTCTTTAATGTCTATGTTCAAGATGACAAG GTCTTATCTGAATTCGATATCTTCTCGGTGGTTGGCGCAAACAGGCCTCTTCTGTTGGTTGACTTAAGGGTCGTTGTAGTGGATGATGGCTTGATAAAGGTTAGGTTCGAAGGAATCAATGGAAGTCCAGTGGTTTGTGGGATTTGTCTCAGGAAAGCACCACAGGTTTCAG TTGTAAGGACATCACAAGATTATATTAAGTGTCAAAACTGTGCTACCGAAATAGAGATTTCTCCGGCTCGG AAGAGGCTTATGCGAGCAAAAGCTCATGAGAAGTATGAGAAGAAGATAGAAGAGCTTTCTGAACGATACCAACATAAGTCAAACGAGTGCCACGAAGCATGGATGTCACTGACCTCTGCCAATGAGCAACTAGAGAAAGTGATGATGGAACTCGACAATAAGATGTATGAGGCACGCTCTCTAG ACCAAACTGTGGAGACGCAAGCAGATTGTTTGAACAGTATCACTAGCAAGTACGAGAATGACAAGAGACATTGGACCACTGCAATTGCTAGTCTACAGGAGAAAATAGAG ATAATGAAAAGGGAACAATCTCAGCTATCCCAGGAAGCACACGAATGTGTGGGATCGATTCCTGAATTGTACAAAATGGTTGATGGAGTTCAGGCACTTG TTTCACAGTGTGAGGATCTCAAGCAGAAGTACAGCGAAGAGCAAGCAAAGCGAAAGGAGCTATATAACCATATACAAGAGACTAAAG GCAATATTAGGGTCTTTTGTCGTTGCCGCCCTTTGAATAAAGAGGAAACATCAACGAGGTGTGCCACAGCTGTTGACTTTGATGGAGCAAAAGATGGAGAGCTTGGTGTTGTTACAGGAAATAATTCCAAGAAGAGTTTCAAGTTTGACCGAGTTTATACACCAAAAGATGGTCAAG TTGATGTCTTTGCAGATGCTTCTCCTATGGTTGTTTCAGTGCTAGACGGCTACAATGTGTGTATCTTTGCATACGGGCAAACAGGAACAGGGAAGACGTTTACAATGGAAGGTACCCCACAGAACAGGGGTGTCAACTATAGAACCGTTGAGCAGTTATTTGAAATTGCTAACGAAAGGCGAGAGAcaatttcatataatatttctGTTAGTGTCCTTGAGGTCTACAACGAACAGATAAGAGACTTATTGGCAACATCACCAGCCTCAAAGAA GTTGGAGATCAAACAATCATTTGACGGATCCCATCATGTTCCTGGGTTAGTTGAAGCAAAAGTGGAAAATATAAATGAAGTGTGGAATGTGCTTCAAGCTGGGAGCAATGCAAGAGCTGTTGGATCCAACAACGTGAATGAACATAGTAGCCGCTCTCACTG CATGCTCTCTATAATGGTGAAAGCGAAGAACCTGATGAATGGTGACTGCACAAAAAGCACGCTTTGGCTTGTTGATTTAGCAGGAAGTGAGAGGTTGGCAAAGACTGACGTGCAAGGTGAGCGTCTGAAGGAGGCACAGAACATCAATAGATCGCTATCAGCTCTTGGGGATGTGATTTATGCATTGGCTACAAAGAGCAGTCACATTCCATACAG GAACTCAAAATTAACTCACCTGCTTCAAGATTCACTGG GAGGTGACTCCAAGACGCTGATGTTTGTGCAAATCAGTCCTTCTGAGCACGATGTGAGTGAGAGTTTAAGTTCACTAAACTTTGCAACTCGTGTTAGAGGGGTTGAGTTGGGTCCTGCGAGGAAGCAAGTTGATACCGGTGAGCTtcagaagatgaaagcaatg GTGGAGAAAGCAAGGCATGAAAGCCGATCTAAAGAGGAATTGATAAAGAAGCTGGAAGAGAACATACAGAACCTGGAAGGTAAGAATAAAGGAAGAGACCATTCATACCGAAGTCTCCAGGAAAAGAACAAAGAGCTTGAAAGCCAGCTTGAGTCACTGCATAACCAATCGGAAAAGCAAAACGCACAGCTTcaagaaaaactaaaaagcaGAGATGAGACTTGTACCAATCTCCAGCAgaag GTCAAGGAGCTAGAGTGTAAGCTTCGGGAGAGACACCAATCAGACTCTGCAGCTTACCAACAGAAG GTTAAGGATCTTGAGACTAAGTTGAAAGACTCTGAAGGAAACTCCCTTGTGTTGCAACAGAAGGTTAAGGATTATGAGAACAAGTTGAAAGATTCTGAAAGCAACTCTCTTGTATGGCAACATAAG ATTAAAGAGCTGGAGAGGAAACAAAAAGACGAGCAAACTCAAGAAGCAGTTTTACTACGACAGAAG ATTAAAGAGCTTGAAGTGAGGCTAAAGGAGCAAGAGCTGCACGTACAGCAAATGGCAGCAACGAGAGAGTTCCCTGATATTGCGAGTGCTACTCCTAACGAAGTGAAAACTTGTTTCAAAGAAGATAACTTTGGGAATGAGAATGCGGaatccaacaacaacaacatcttGAGAACATCAAACCGGCTCAAGGCTAGTGCTGCTCGAAGAAACGATTCTTTGAACCTCAATGAGGTGACTAGAAAGAAGAGGGTCTCGAGAAGCGGTGAAACAGAGAACAACGGTGGTGATGAACCTCAGATGAAGGAGAAACGGATCAGGAAATCAGACCCACCAAAAGTTGGTGCCAGATTAACCAGACCAACGAGACCAGTCAGTTCGTCGAACCAAGTCCCTGTGGCTCAGAAGAGAGTTGTTAGCAGAGAACAACAACAAGCTGTGGTCGGGAAAGAGAGAGACCCCAAGAAGAAGATGTGGACCAGATAA